The DNA segment ccacggcTTCGGCGCCACCGCCATCTGGCAATGGTCCGCCTACCTCCGCCCTCTCCTTCGCGCCGGCTTCGACCTCTACGTTCCCGACCTCCTCTTCTTTGGCGCCTCCAAGGCCCTCGGCCCCGACCGGTCCGAGTCCTACCAGGCCAGCTGCATCGCAGCCGCAATGGAGGCCGCCGGCGTGCGGCGCTTCGGCCTCATGGGGGTAAGCTATGGCGGGTTCGTGGCCTACCGGATGGCGGCGATGTACCCGGCGGCAGTGGATCGGGTGGTGCTGTGCTGCGCCGGCGTGTGCCTGGAGGAGCGGGACCTCGCTTCGGGGCTCTTCGTCGTGTCGGACATGGGGGAGGCGATCGAAATCCTGTTGCCTCAGCGGCCAGAGAAGCTCCGGCAGCTCGTCCGGCTGTCCTTCGTCCGGCCGCCGCCTGTGATGCCGTCTTGCTTCCTCTGGGATTACATACAGGTGAGAGCTGGCCTCTCTTGTCTCTTTTCTTGTAGCTTCTTGTACACTAAGTGTGCAATTCTGTGACAATGCTTCTGGAATTCAATCCAAATTACCCAAACCATAATCATCATGCTTTATTTCTATTTGATCTGAATCATATGCATCCTTAACTGCTAAACATTCATATAAACCTCCTATTTTCCCTAACCGACAGCAAAAATGCAGTTTTATTTCTTCCTTCTGATGAAGTTTGGAGGTTTCATCCTAAGGATTTTTGTTCTAGTATAGATGTAGCTTGATCACCTAAATTTGGTTTGATAGTTTGAGTTTTGTCTTCTATGGCAGGTGATGTGCACAAATAATGTGAGAGAAAAGACAGAGCTAATCCATGCGTTGATCAACGACAGGAAGCTATCGGACCTTCCAATGATAACCCAGGTGATTTCAGCAACTTTCTTCATCTGTTTTATGAACTTCAGAATCATGTTATTGATGAGACAATGGTTTCTCCCTGCAGCCAACCTTGATAATTTGGGGAGAGCAAGATCAGATTTTTCCACTAGAACTGGGTTACAGATTAAAGAGGTCTGTATGCCGTACTATAGTTGcagtttgaatttttttttttttttctttagcatTTTATATGACTTTAATTTAAAATCTCCAGGCATTTAGGGGATAATGCTCGGTTAGTGGTCATCAGCAATGCTGGACATGCTGTTAATCTTGAAAAATCCAAAGAGCTATGTCGGCACATAATAGCATTCTTTCTTGATTCTCCCCTCAAGAATCACAATGGGCAGATGGTATGAGGCCTCCTTTCTATGAAAATAAATTTGAGCTTACAATCCTAAAGAATGACCAAAGTAGTCTGAGGCTTTCTCTTTGAAATTTCTTTTTCGGCTTTATATCTAATGGAAGAACATATCTGAGAATTGAGAACTGAATTGTTCAATCCAGAAATCTAGTTTATGAAACCAATATTGAGAACACCTTTAGTAGAAATCATTCCACCATGCTAGAAAAATGACCTTAAAAATTTGAGATAATGACCTGACTGAGCTAAGTTTTCTGATTATTGCTGTTAGAAAAGCTGCTCATTCGTTTGTTTTGATAAATATAGTGTTGTGGAATGCGGTGGAAAATTTTCTATAATTTTGCCAGTTTGACTCTGCGGAGGCTTGCTTCTAAATTTCAAGGGGTACCTAAAAAGGCATGGATAACATCTGTTGATGTAAGATAATCACTTATTTTGCTTTGTTTAAATTGTGAAGAATGATAATCTTGGAAGAAGACTACCAGTCTTTAAGAATATAAAGTATCGCAAACTGATGAAAATATACTCCGCATTCATATGACTTATATGCACTGCAAAATATTCCGGTTTCGTTACTTTTTGTTGCACTTAATTTGTTTATATGTTATTCTTTTCTTGGTAAATGTTGGCTACTTAAGCATATCAAATAAGAACATTTTAAACATCATCAGAAAGATTCTCTTATGCAAGTATAAAATGGTCTCTTCTCTGATGGTAGTTTCTCTCATGGTAGACTAATATAATGGCCTGGGGTGTAGATCTTATACGTTCTAGGATTGCTCAGTTAAAAACTAGCAATAGACTTAGGTAAAAAAGAGAGGATGGAAAATGCTGGTGTtggaagaaaatagaaaagaaCATTAAAAAGAGCATGAAGTTGCTTTCACCGTGTAACGAGAACATTAAACAGATCGATACATATCTTATAAGCGGCTTGTGTTCACTTCATGAATAAGTTCAACTAACAAGAAATGATCGATTCAACTAGCTATAAATCTCTAGCTAGATATTGACTGCACCAATTTGCTTTCACTGTGTATTTCATCCTCAAGTTATGCCCAAATTCATCTCTAGGAAGGACAACTCCATAAGCTGATGAATTGCCGCCCGAATATGATATTGAAAAATCATTATCTATCATGAAGGGTTTACGAGTTCATGTCAGAACAATTGCTGGCTCATAGTGGATCTTCTGTGACATGCAGTTCAAGATTGAAACTTCTTTACACACCTGAAGCACACTGGAGCCACTAAAAGCACCTCGTGGCTATGAAACATT comes from the Musa acuminata AAA Group cultivar baxijiao chromosome BXJ1-10, Cavendish_Baxijiao_AAA, whole genome shotgun sequence genome and includes:
- the LOC135595916 gene encoding uncharacterized protein LOC135595916 isoform X1; its protein translation is MPRCLSFTVARDRCYRRAFLSAGLRPSSTALADGATVHCWVPARPDPSRPPLLLLHGFGATAIWQWSAYLRPLLRAGFDLYVPDLLFFGASKALGPDRSESYQASCIAAAMEAAGVRRFGLMGVSYGGFVAYRMAAMYPAAVDRVVLCCAGVCLEERDLASGLFVVSDMGEAIEILLPQRPEKLRQLVRLSFVRPPPVMPSCFLWDYIQVMCTNNVREKTELIHALINDRKLSDLPMITQPTLIIWGEQDQIFPLELGYRLKRHLGDNARLVVISNAGHAVNLEKSKELCRHIIAFFLDSPLKNHNGQMCCGMRWKIFYNFASLTLRRLASKFQGVPKKAWITSVDV
- the LOC135595916 gene encoding uncharacterized protein LOC135595916 isoform X2, with translation MPRCLSFTVARDRCYRRAFLSAGLRPSSTALADGATVHCWVPARPDPSRPPLLLLHGFGATAIWQWSAYLRPLLRAGFDLYVPDLLFFGASKALGPDRSESYQASCIAAAMEAAGVRRFGLMGVSYGGFVAYRMAAMYPAAVDRVVLCCAGVCLEERDLASGLFVVSDMGEAIEILLPQRPEKLRQLVRLSFVRPPPVMPSCFLWDYIQVMCTNNVREKTELIHALINDRKLSDLPMITQPTLIIWGEQDQIFPLELGYRLKRHLGDNARLVVISNAGHAVNLEKSKELCRHIIAFFLDSPLKNHNGQMV